The region CCCCCAGCAGCCCGCCCGCGAGCACCACCGCACCGACGACCGCGATCCGCTTCATGTTCTCCCCCAGGCTCTCGACTGCCCTTCACCATGCCGGCAACCGCCGCCGCGCGGGGGCTACTCGGCGAGGGATTCCAGGACGGTCCTGAGGGTCGCCGCCAGCCGCTCCCGCTCGGCCGGGCTCAGCGCGGCCAGCAGGCGCTCCTCGGTGGCCAGGTGGTCGGGCAGGGTCTTGTCCACGAGCCCGCGGCCCTCGTCGGTCAGCGCCACCACGACGCCCCGGCCGTCGACCGGGCTCGGTCCCCGGGTCACCAGGCCGCGCGCCTCCAGCCGGTCCAGCCGCTGGGTGACGGCGCCGGAGGTGATCATCGAGGACCGCATCAGCTCGGTCGGCGTGAGCCGGTGCGGCGGGGCGCTGCGGCGCAGGGTGGCCAGGACGTCGAACGACGCGCGGTCCAGCCCGTGCCGGGCGAAGTTCGCGCGCAGCTCGCCGTCGATCACCCGGTTCAGCCGGGACAGCCGGCCGATCACCGCCATCGGCGAGACGTCGAGGTCGGGGCGCTGCGCGCGCCACTGGTCGAGCACGAGGTCCACGTGGTCCGCCATGCCGGCATACCTTAGCGGTGAGGCAGATCACCGGACGGATGGCTTAGCGATGAGTTACTTTGTCTTAGTGCTAAGCAATCGACTCGTCACCGCGCTCGGCCCGGCGATCTGGGGCACGACCTACTTCGTCACCACCGAGTACCTGCCGCCGGACCGCCCGCTGCTGGCGAGCCTGCTGCGCGCGCTGCCCGCCGGGCTCCTGCTGCTCGTGGTGGTCCGCCGACTGCCCACCGGCGACTGGTGGTGGAAGTCGCTGGTACTGGGCGCGCTGAACATCGGCACGTTCCTGCCGCTGCTCTTCCTGGCCGCCTACCGGCTGCCGGGCGGCGTGGCCGCGACGGTCGGCGCGGTCCAGCCGCTGGTCGTGGCCGGGCTCGCGGCCGGGTTCCTCGGGCAGCGGATCACGCTGCGGGTCGCGCTGGCGGCCATCGCCGGGGTCCTCGGGGTGAGCCTGCTCGTGCTGCGGGCCAACGCGCAGCTCGACTGGCTGGGCGTGGCCGCGGCCCTCGGCGGCGCGGTCGTGATGGCCGCCGGGACCGTGCTGGGCAAGCGCTGGGCGTCGCCGGCGCCGCTGCTGGCCACCACCGGCTGGCAGCTGGTGGCCGGCGGGCTGCTGCTCCTGCCGGTCACGTTCCTGGTGGAGGGCCCGCCGCCGGCGCTGACCGGGGCCAACGTGGCCGGGTACGCGTACCTCGCGCTGATCGGCGCGGCGCTGTCCTACAGCCTGTGGTTCCGCGGCGTGAAGCTGCTGGCGGCGACCGAGGTGACCTTCCTCGGCCTGCTCAGCCCGGTGGTCGCGACGACGGTCGGCTGGCTGGCGCTGGGCCAGGACTTGACGGTGGCGCAGGTGCTGGGCGCCGTGATCGTGCTCGCCGCGCTGGTCGTGGCGCAGACCAAGGGGAGGAACAAGGATGAGGATCACCGTGTTCGGGGCGGCCGGGGGCGTCGGCAGCCGGGTGGTGACCGAGGCGTCGCGGCGCGGGCATGAGGTCGTCGCGGTCTCGCGGTCGGTCCGCGACGGGTTCACCGTCGGGGACGCGGGCGTGGCGGCGGACGTCACCCGGCTCAGCGCCGGCCGGGACGTCGTGATCGGCGCGACCCGGCCGGTCGACGGGCGGGAGCACGAGCTGGCGGCGACCGCCAAGGCCCTGCTCGACGGCGTGCGGCCGACCGGTGCGCGGCTGCTGCTGGTCGGCGGCGCGAGCAGCCTGACCCGGCCGGACGGGGTGCTGGTGCAGGACGCGCCGGACTTCCCGGCGTTCCTGCGGCCGATCGCGCTGGCCTGCACCGCGCAGCTCGACGTCGTCCGGGCCGAGTCCGAGGTGGACTGGACGTACCTGAGCCCGCCGATGTCGCTGGAACCCGGCACCCGCACCGGCGCGTACCGGCTCGGGCTCGACGGACTGGTGGTGGACGGGCAGGGGAACTCCGCGATCTCCCTGGAGGACTTCGCGGTGGCCCTCCTGGACGAGGCCGAACGGCCCCGGCACAGCAGGAGCCGGTTCACCGTCGGCTACTGAGGTGCGGGGTGGGCCCGGTGAGCCGGGCCCACCCTTTCGTCACGTCAGCTCGGAACACGTTCTGGCGTCGGGATCCCGGGCCGCCTTCGGCACCCACCGGACGTTCGCGAACGACGCCTGGAACGCGCCCTCGGTGTAGACGAGGAACGGCGTGTTGACGTTCTCCAGGTCCAGTCCTCGGGACGCGAAGCACGCCACCGGGATCTTCACCGTCGCCTTCGATCCCGCCGGCAGGCCGCCGAACAGGGTGGTGGCGTCGACTTCCGCCGAGCACGGGTACACGCAGTGCGCGCTCACCACCGTCCGCGCCGCCGGTGGCCGGTGCACGACAACGTCGAACACCAAGGCCGCGTCGGCGTTGAGGTAGCCGCGCAGGTCGTTGCCGCCGGCCGGGTTCTGGAGGTAGAGCTGGCCCGTGCCCGTCCACGTGGTCCTGAGCGCGTCACCCTGCACGTTCACGTCCGCCGGCCGCACGGTGATCGTGCTGTGCGCGGCCTCGCCGTCGGGACCGATTTCAGTGCCGCTCCAGTTGTCCGGCGACCCGATGAAACCCCTGTACGGCGCGATGTCCTGCCGGTTGAACAGCTCCAGGTCCTCGGTCGCGGTGCCACCACCGCCGTCGCCGGAACAACTGGCGGGAGCGGTCTCGTCCAGCTTGCCGACGCGCCCGGTCTGCCACGACCTCAGGCCGTAGCCCGGCTTGAACAGCGGGTCGTAGCCCGCTTGGCCGGGGTTGAGCGGCGTCTGGCACGCGCTGCGCGGCCACGAGTAGGACAGGGTGCCGGTGAAGCCCGGGTACGTGTGACGTCCGCGCACCAACAGGTCCGCGACGCCGCCGCCCTCGGTGCCGGGCAGCCACGACGCCACGAACGCGTCCGAGCGGTTCAGCTCCTTGTTGACGTGCAACGGCCGGCCGGACACGTACACCGTCACGACCGGCGCGCCGCGACCCCGGACCTTGTCCAGCACCGCCAGGTCACGCGGGTACAGCTTCGCCGCCTCCAGACTGCGCCGGCCCAGGTCGCCGGTCCCTTCGGCGTACGGGGTTTCGCCGATCACCGCGATCACCGCGTCGAACCCCGCCGGGTCCACGTCACCGGTCTCGGAGAACACGACGTTCTGCGCTCCCAGCGCTTCGCGCAGCCCGCCGAGGATCGTGGTGCCGTTGGGGAAGTCCGCGTTGGTGTTCCCGGTGCCCTGCCAGGACAACGTCCAGCCGCCGGTCTGGTTCTGGAGGCTGTCCGCGCTCTTGCCGACCACCAACACCTTCGAGCGCGGCTTGAGCGGCAGCACCCGGTTGTCGTTCTTCACCAGCACCTGGGACTTGCGCACGGCCTCGCGGGCGAGTCTGCGCGCTTCCAACGCCTTCGCCGAGCCGGCGTGCTCCCGGGCGGAGGGCTTCGCACCGTCCAGCACACCCGCGCGCAGCTTGACGCGCAGGATCC is a window of Saccharothrix espanaensis DSM 44229 DNA encoding:
- a CDS encoding MarR family winged helix-turn-helix transcriptional regulator, giving the protein MADHVDLVLDQWRAQRPDLDVSPMAVIGRLSRLNRVIDGELRANFARHGLDRASFDVLATLRRSAPPHRLTPTELMRSSMITSGAVTQRLDRLEARGLVTRGPSPVDGRGVVVALTDEGRGLVDKTLPDHLATEERLLAALSPAERERLAATLRTVLESLAE
- a CDS encoding EamA family transporter; its protein translation is MSYFVLVLSNRLVTALGPAIWGTTYFVTTEYLPPDRPLLASLLRALPAGLLLLVVVRRLPTGDWWWKSLVLGALNIGTFLPLLFLAAYRLPGGVAATVGAVQPLVVAGLAAGFLGQRITLRVALAAIAGVLGVSLLVLRANAQLDWLGVAAALGGAVVMAAGTVLGKRWASPAPLLATTGWQLVAGGLLLLPVTFLVEGPPPALTGANVAGYAYLALIGAALSYSLWFRGVKLLAATEVTFLGLLSPVVATTVGWLALGQDLTVAQVLGAVIVLAALVVAQTKGRNKDEDHRVRGGRGRRQPGGDRGVAARA
- a CDS encoding NAD(P)-dependent oxidoreductase — translated: MRITVFGAAGGVGSRVVTEASRRGHEVVAVSRSVRDGFTVGDAGVAADVTRLSAGRDVVIGATRPVDGREHELAATAKALLDGVRPTGARLLLVGGASSLTRPDGVLVQDAPDFPAFLRPIALACTAQLDVVRAESEVDWTYLSPPMSLEPGTRTGAYRLGLDGLVVDGQGNSAISLEDFAVALLDEAERPRHSRSRFTVGY
- a CDS encoding glycoside hydrolase family 3 protein; its protein translation is MSRRHLGTALAVLLATGLTTGIAGADPSPTRPVVVGEPRTDHGCARIEPTLPTYADWPRVRSRVHGDPADERRIAKIVGSLTLAEKVGHMTQPEIAAITPDEVRQYGIGSVLNGGGSWPDRDKHAAVRDWLSLADAYWDASKATRAKIPVLWGIDAVHGNNNVYGATVFPHNIGLGAAHDPCLVRDVSEATAEQIRATGQDWAFAPTLAVVRDDRWGRTYEGFSEDPRITRAYGYEAVRGLQGDGRRRVDVLATAKHFIGDGGTLGGKDQGVTPSSTAEMINLHGQGYYGALAAGAQTVMVSFNSWTNADLGIKEGKLHGSKLAVNDILKGKIGFDGLVVSDWNGIGQVPGCTNAGCPQAINAGIDVVMVPNDWKAFIANTVAQVESGQIPLSRIDDAVTRILRVKLRAGVLDGAKPSAREHAGSAKALEARRLAREAVRKSQVLVKNDNRVLPLKPRSKVLVVGKSADSLQNQTGGWTLSWQGTGNTNADFPNGTTILGGLREALGAQNVVFSETGDVDPAGFDAVIAVIGETPYAEGTGDLGRRSLEAAKLYPRDLAVLDKVRGRGAPVVTVYVSGRPLHVNKELNRSDAFVASWLPGTEGGGVADLLVRGRHTYPGFTGTLSYSWPRSACQTPLNPGQAGYDPLFKPGYGLRSWQTGRVGKLDETAPASCSGDGGGGTATEDLELFNRQDIAPYRGFIGSPDNWSGTEIGPDGEAAHSTITVRPADVNVQGDALRTTWTGTGQLYLQNPAGGNDLRGYLNADAALVFDVVVHRPPAARTVVSAHCVYPCSAEVDATTLFGGLPAGSKATVKIPVACFASRGLDLENVNTPFLVYTEGAFQASFANVRWVPKAARDPDARTCSELT